TGTCCGGGCGTACCGCCTGCCGCCGCGCCGGCTCCGGGCCAGGACGTTCCGTGTTCCGTCGGCACGCTCCCGACTGTGGGTGCACTCCGTGGGGCGGCGTGGGCCGCCTCGGCCGGTCCTCACCACCGGCTGACCCGCGCGGGCCTTGTGCGCCCGCGCTCCCACGCATTCCACGGAGCGGAACACCACCATGAGCAAGAGGAACAGCCAGGCCGCGAAGCAGGCGGCCCGCGAGCGCATGCGCGCCGAGCGCGAGCGCCAGGCCAAGAAGGACAAGATGCGGCGGCAGTTGATCGTCGCGGGCGCCATCGTCGGCGTCCTCGCCGCCTCGGGCGGCATCGGCTACGCCGTCGTCCAGAGCAACAAGCCCGGCTACTGGGAGTCCGCCAAGGACAACCCGCTGGTCAAGCCCACGAACACCAGCGGCGAGAACGGCACCACCGTCCTCCTCGGCAAGGACAGCGCCAAGAAGACCCTGAAGCTCTACGAGGACTCGCGCTGCCCGGTCTGTGCGCAGTTCGAGCAGCAGGTCGGCCCGGAGATCGACAAGGACCTGGCCGACGGCAAGTACCGGATCCAGTACATCGGCGCCACCTTCATCGACAAGGGCGCCCCGGGTGAGGGCTCGCGCAACGCGCTCAGCGCGCTGGGCGCCGCGCTGAACGTCGGCGAGGACGCGTTCCTCGACTACAAGGCCCAGCTGTACTCGGCGAAGTTCCACCCCTCGGAGCAGGACGACAAGTTCAAGTCGGACGCGTATCTGCTGAAGGTCGCCGAGCAGGTGCCCGAGCTGAAGGGCAACGCCGCGTTCCGCAAGGCGGTTCAGGCCGGTACGTACGACCGCTGGGCGCTGGAGATGTCGGACACCTTCACCAAGAACAAGGACGGGGTGGACGGCACTCCCTCCCTCGTCATGAACGGCAAGAAGCTGACCGGCGACGACAA
This is a stretch of genomic DNA from Streptomyces sp. NA04227. It encodes these proteins:
- a CDS encoding thioredoxin domain-containing protein yields the protein MSKRNSQAAKQAARERMRAERERQAKKDKMRRQLIVAGAIVGVLAASGGIGYAVVQSNKPGYWESAKDNPLVKPTNTSGENGTTVLLGKDSAKKTLKLYEDSRCPVCAQFEQQVGPEIDKDLADGKYRIQYIGATFIDKGAPGEGSRNALSALGAALNVGEDAFLDYKAQLYSAKFHPSEQDDKFKSDAYLLKVAEQVPELKGNAAFRKAVQAGTYDRWALEMSDTFTKNKDGVDGTPSLVMNGKKLTGDDNEHAPMTVPEFRKAVDAALKG